The genomic region TCGGCTGAAGTCTTAGGGGGCAGGACCAAGTGCCACGTCGAACGGGTAGGGGTTGTACCGGAGGTTCTACCCCCTACTTCGTATAAAAAGAGGATGTTGGCCAACGGTACAAATATTGCGGGACGGAACCCGGTGCGAAATGAGGGGGCAGGTTTTTCCCAGGCCGTAATCCTGCACTCAGTCAGATGGGACCCCTTTTCTCGCTGCACTCTGCCAGAAAGTTAACCTGACCCCTTTACCCTCATTGTTGAATGGCAGGTTCATTGGCTGGCTCGTTCGCGAAACTGCCAAACGACATCGCGAACCACCCGATACTCATGCTTCCGGCACAACTTTTGCTTCGAACAAGCAGCGCAGTTGAGGTACGCCTGAGGGAGGCAACGCATGCGGTGTTTGGTTGGCGTTCTGTTGGCCGCAGGAGTTTCCGCCAATGCGTGGTCCATTGACCTGCCGCTGACAGCGACCAGCGGTGGGGCCCTTTATATCGGTGCCAGTCAGTCCGACTCATCAGGATTCCTGGTGGATACCGGCTCAAGTTACGTTGTTGTCACTGCGGCGATGTTCAAAGAAATCCGCGAATCGACGCAGGTAACCTACCTGCGCCACATTCGAGGTGCCTTTGCTGATGGCCGCCAGGCCGGCGTTCCCATCTACCGGGTCAAGCGTCTGTTGGTGTCGCCGGAATGCGAGCTGGCTGACGTGGAGGTGGCCATGATCATGGGCGCCAGCCGCAACATTCTGGGCATGAGCGGACTGGCGCGACTGCAGCCGTTTACCGTTGCGATTCAGCCGCCGATTTTGACGACACGAGGCTGTCAATAGCTTTCGGCACGGGACTTTACACGGTACTCAGCGTTCTCTAACGCTGATTCTGGCATGCTTTCCAGGGGCCCCCTTGTAGCGCCTGGCCGGGTTGCCGGCCTGGCTCTTCTTCTGATCGGTGTTGCCCACTTCCTCAAATCGCGCAAATTCGCCTGCTTCTGTTTCCGTTGGGTCGAGAGAGCGCAGTGGTTGGGTAGATCGGCCAGGTCTGGAAGGCGGCCCGATTCGGCCAAGTGTTCCTGAGTCATCGCCGACAATCAGAATCGGTTCGCCGCCGTCAGCACTGTCCACGAATCGTCTTTTGTGAGGTGGCTTGCCGCCCAGCTCCACTTGTATCTGCCGCTCACTGGCTTCGGTTTTCGTGCCATCCAACGAGGCCTGTTCGGCTGACGCCAGTGCTGGCATGGCGAATGTCAGAATCGCTGCGGCAGCGGTTAGACGTTGTTGAATTTTCATTTTTGTAGCTCCGTTCGAATGGCTGTTTTCTGAAATTGCACCTTATCGGTGCGTGGTCGACTTCTCCTGCACCATATCTGGAAGCTATTGGGGTCAACTTTCAAGGCTCGAACGCCAGATATTCTCTGCATTGTGCACAGATTTTTCCGAGCTTCGGAGCGCGATTGCAAAGGATTTCTTCACGAATGACTCGCGTCAAACGAGTCAGCGTGACTCGGCAAATCAGCAACCCAACTCACGGCCCCGAACGCTCTTAGATGACGACAACCTGCTGTTTCGTATCAGTGCACTGACGCGCAGTTACTGAATCCGGTTTGGAATCTTTGGGGTCAGTACCAGATGCCAGGTCGGTCGACGGGGGTCGTTGGTGTATTCCACAGACATGGTTACACCTCATTCCGAGTACATCGCTAACACATTAGGGCCTTGGTAGGTGGATGTGTTCCTCAGAGTTTTTCAACCTGGCACTTGCTCCTGGCCCCTGGCTTTCGGCCCTGGCTTCCAGCAGATCCGACCCTTGTGTTCTGTGGCAAAGAAGCTGAGGAGGTGGTACCCGGCCCATAATCTTCTAAAATCAAAGAAGCTGATGGAGGTGTCACTATGAGATTACTCATCGCCGCGATGCTGCTTGCTTACGTCTCGTTTGCCGGGGCCACGATTGAAGGCACTTTCTGGGACCCTCGATTCAACGGCGAGGGGTGGACCATCGAGTCCCAGAACGA from Pseudomonadota bacterium harbors:
- a CDS encoding retroviral-like aspartic protease family protein, which translates into the protein MRCLVGVLLAAGVSANAWSIDLPLTATSGGALYIGASQSDSSGFLVDTGSSYVVVTAAMFKEIRESTQVTYLRHIRGAFADGRQAGVPIYRVKRLLVSPECELADVEVAMIMGASRNILGMSGLARLQPFTVAIQPPILTTRGCQ